The Nitrosomonas communis genome has a segment encoding these proteins:
- the corA gene encoding magnesium/cobalt transporter CorA translates to MHKSKATRRRAKKVGLPAETLLYTGERENNSIHITLTDYDAQNFEEHTLKQVDKCLPYKLKPTITWIDVDGVHDPVILEKLSEDFGIHRLVTEDLMNIVQRPKCDDFGDYLFIVAKMLTFDEQENKIHPEQISIILGQKFLLSFQEESKRDDFQLIRDHLRHGKGKLRKMDTDYLAYSLLDTLVDNYFIVLEKLGDKIDLLEETLMIRPDKIVIEQLYQLKRELLFLHKVVWPLREVISSLARRESPLIHEVTVPYLLDVYDHVVQAIDSVEIYRDMLTSLLDLYISNVSYRTNEIMKVLTIIATIFMPLTFLAGVYGMNFKYMPELEWEYGYLLIWMIMIGLAAVMLVYFKKKRWI, encoded by the coding sequence ATGCATAAATCAAAGGCAACTAGACGCAGAGCAAAAAAGGTGGGTTTACCCGCTGAAACCTTGCTATACACAGGGGAACGGGAGAACAACAGTATCCATATCACGCTCACTGATTATGATGCACAGAATTTTGAGGAGCATACACTTAAACAAGTAGATAAGTGCTTACCTTATAAACTTAAGCCCACCATCACATGGATCGATGTCGATGGCGTGCATGATCCCGTTATACTTGAGAAATTGAGTGAAGATTTTGGCATCCACCGGCTTGTGACTGAAGATTTGATGAACATCGTGCAGCGCCCAAAATGTGATGATTTTGGTGATTACCTCTTTATCGTTGCCAAGATGCTTACCTTTGACGAGCAGGAGAACAAAATCCATCCGGAGCAGATCAGCATTATTCTTGGACAGAAATTCCTGCTATCTTTTCAGGAGGAGAGTAAAAGAGATGATTTCCAATTAATTCGTGACCATCTGCGTCATGGCAAAGGGAAATTAAGGAAGATGGATACCGACTATCTTGCTTACTCGCTACTGGACACATTGGTGGATAACTATTTCATCGTTCTCGAAAAACTTGGCGATAAGATTGATCTGCTGGAAGAGACGTTAATGATCCGGCCTGATAAAATTGTTATAGAGCAGCTTTACCAGTTGAAGCGGGAACTTCTGTTTTTACATAAAGTGGTGTGGCCGTTGCGCGAAGTGATTTCATCTCTGGCACGGCGCGAGTCGCCATTGATTCATGAAGTAACAGTTCCCTATTTGCTTGATGTCTATGATCATGTCGTGCAAGCCATTGATAGCGTCGAGATTTACCGGGATATGCTTACGAGCTTGCTCGATTTGTATATCTCGAATGTGAGCTACCGAACGAACGAGATCATGAAAGTGCTGACGATCATTGCTACCATTTTTATGCCATTAACGTTTCTCGCCGGTGTTTATGGTATGAATTTTAAATATATGCCAGAGCTTGAATGGGAATATGGCTACCTACTGATATGGATGATTATGATTGGGCTGGCGGCAGTCATGCTTGTCTACTTTAAGAAGAAGCGCTGGATATAA
- a CDS encoding BON domain-containing protein — protein sequence MKQLNSGFFNFLLIALMVFFLGGTSTSMAETAGEYIDDSVITAKVKKDIFDEPTLKTSEIKVETSKGVVQLSGFVSTRAEIDRAGEVARMVEGVKSVQNDLQVKGQ from the coding sequence ATGAAACAACTAAATAGCGGTTTTTTTAATTTCTTGTTAATTGCTCTAATGGTTTTTTTCTTGGGCGGCACATCAACGTCAATGGCAGAGACAGCTGGAGAATATATTGATGATTCAGTTATTACTGCGAAGGTCAAAAAGGATATTTTCGATGAGCCCACCCTGAAAACTTCTGAAATTAAGGTAGAAACTTCAAAAGGTGTCGTGCAACTGAGTGGCTTTGTCAGTACCCGCGCCGAAATTGATAGAGCGGGCGAAGTTGCGCGTATGGTTGAGGGCGTGAAGTCTGTCCAGAATGATTTACAGGTTAAGGGACAGTAG
- a CDS encoding VIT1/CCC1 transporter family protein produces the protein MAHQEDHRSHRIGWLRAAVLGANDGIVSIASLIIGVAAAHTSREDILLAGIAGLVAGAMSMAAGEYVSVSSQADTEEADIALEQRHLQEDHEFEFQELAEIYIKRGIQPELAKQVAMQLMAHDALDAHLKDELGIYERITAKPIQAAFTSATMFTLGAAMPLIATFIAPPAQIIPIVASFSLFSLAMLGTLAAYLGGANIWKGAIRVTFWGTLAMGLTATAGKLFGIAA, from the coding sequence ATGGCCCATCAAGAAGATCATCGCTCTCACCGTATAGGGTGGTTACGCGCTGCCGTACTGGGTGCTAATGATGGAATTGTTTCTATAGCCAGCCTTATTATCGGTGTAGCGGCTGCCCATACAAGCCGGGAAGATATTCTTTTGGCAGGCATAGCAGGTCTAGTCGCCGGAGCGATGTCAATGGCGGCCGGGGAATATGTCTCTGTCAGCTCGCAGGCCGATACAGAAGAAGCCGATATTGCGCTTGAACAACGCCATCTTCAGGAAGATCATGAATTTGAATTCCAGGAATTAGCAGAGATCTATATCAAAAGAGGAATTCAACCCGAACTCGCAAAACAAGTGGCCATGCAATTAATGGCTCATGATGCATTAGATGCTCATCTCAAAGATGAATTGGGCATTTATGAACGCATTACCGCAAAACCCATTCAAGCGGCTTTTACCTCCGCAACGATGTTTACCCTAGGTGCTGCCATGCCGCTTATCGCAACTTTTATCGCACCCCCAGCCCAAATTATTCCTATTGTCGCCAGCTTTTCCCTTTTTTCTTTGGCTATGTTGGGTACACTGGCTGCTTATTTGGGAGGAGCAAATATTTGGAAGGGTGCTATCCGGGTAACTTTCTGGGGAACACTCGCCATGGGGCTTACTGCTACCGCAGGAAAACTGTTCGGTATCGCTGCCTGA
- a CDS encoding dihydrolipoyl dehydrogenase: MANSNFVNETLDVIIIGAGSAGLSALREVRKRTEQFVIINGGPWGTTCARVGCMPSKLLIEAANAFHRRTTFETFGIRGADQLMVNMTSVMQRVRELRDDFVASTLKATEVLGTKAISGRARLLNPNQVLINDKKLTAKKIIIATGSHPIVPAEWHLPENRLLTTDTLFEQKTLPTRLAVIGMGPIGMEMAQALSRLGIKVTAFGSNKQIGGLTDPHVNEVALDLLSQEFPLYLGERAKVVWEPGENCVRIRTSEVDIAVDGVLAALGRRPNIDHLGLETLGVPLNEQGLPPVNPTTMQIADLPVFLAGDASDYKPLLHEAADEGHIAGLNAVREEMICFTRRTPLGIVFSDPSITVVGNPFRSLNHNETVIGEVRFDHQGRARAAQSNKGMLRVYAKSASGELLGAEMCAPAGEHMAHLLALAIDQSLTVRDLLGMPFYHPVLEEGLRTALRKVAVQLPAISESDLASCDAFNVAALD; this comes from the coding sequence GTGGCGAATTCTAATTTTGTAAATGAAACTCTTGATGTCATTATCATTGGGGCAGGAAGTGCGGGCTTGTCTGCGCTGCGCGAAGTAAGGAAGCGCACCGAACAATTTGTCATTATCAATGGTGGCCCCTGGGGAACGACATGCGCACGTGTTGGATGTATGCCCTCTAAGCTGTTGATTGAAGCGGCGAATGCCTTTCATCGACGAACTACCTTTGAGACGTTTGGTATACGGGGGGCAGACCAGCTGATGGTCAATATGACGAGTGTTATGCAACGTGTTCGTGAGCTTCGTGATGATTTTGTAGCCAGCACCTTAAAAGCGACTGAAGTGCTTGGAACGAAGGCGATTTCAGGTCGTGCGCGCTTGCTTAATCCAAATCAGGTGCTGATCAATGATAAAAAGTTAACTGCCAAAAAAATTATTATCGCTACCGGCTCACACCCGATTGTCCCCGCAGAGTGGCATTTACCGGAAAATCGTTTATTGACGACAGACACGTTATTTGAGCAGAAAACATTACCAACCAGGTTAGCGGTCATTGGAATGGGTCCTATCGGGATGGAGATGGCACAAGCACTGTCCCGCTTAGGGATCAAGGTCACTGCATTCGGCAGCAATAAGCAGATTGGCGGCTTAACTGATCCACACGTTAATGAGGTGGCGTTAGATTTGCTTTCACAGGAATTCCCGCTCTATTTGGGTGAAAGGGCCAAAGTGGTTTGGGAGCCAGGAGAAAATTGCGTGCGCATTCGAACGAGTGAAGTAGACATCGCGGTTGATGGGGTGCTGGCAGCACTTGGCCGTCGCCCCAATATTGATCATCTTGGACTCGAAACGCTAGGCGTTCCGCTCAATGAACAAGGATTACCCCCGGTTAATCCGACTACGATGCAGATAGCTGATCTTCCGGTATTCCTGGCTGGCGATGCGAGTGATTATAAGCCATTGCTGCATGAAGCTGCAGACGAAGGGCATATCGCAGGGCTAAACGCAGTACGAGAAGAAATGATATGTTTTACACGTCGTACTCCGCTTGGCATTGTATTTTCTGATCCAAGTATTACTGTTGTTGGCAACCCTTTTCGGTCGCTGAATCATAATGAGACCGTAATCGGTGAAGTACGTTTTGATCATCAAGGACGTGCCAGGGCTGCACAATCTAATAAAGGAATGTTACGCGTCTATGCAAAATCAGCAAGTGGCGAACTACTCGGTGCCGAGATGTGTGCCCCAGCAGGCGAGCATATGGCTCATTTACTGGCACTGGCAATTGATCAATCGCTAACGGTGAGGGATCTGTTAGGTATGCCTTTTTATCATCCGGTTCTGGAAGAGGGATTGCGTACGGCATTACGTAAAGTGGCTGTCCAATTGCCTGCAATCAGCGAATCTGATCTTGCTTCCTGTGATGCTTTCAATGTAGCCGCACTCGATTAA
- a CDS encoding cell division protein ZapA, with protein MGMDTETIIVTIMGREFRINCSEKEREGLLLAVSYLNKKMLQIKNERKIVGTEQIAIVAALHMTHELLTMRPAKSFDMSEFKRKIKFIEDKLDELLPKKEKEDQ; from the coding sequence ATGGGTATGGATACTGAGACAATCATCGTTACTATTATGGGACGAGAATTCCGCATTAACTGCTCTGAAAAAGAACGCGAGGGTTTATTGCTGGCGGTTTCTTATTTGAATAAAAAAATGCTGCAAATAAAAAATGAACGTAAAATAGTGGGAACCGAACAAATTGCGATTGTAGCAGCGCTTCATATGACTCATGAGCTGCTTACCATGCGTCCAGCCAAAAGTTTTGACATGAGTGAATTTAAGCGTAAAATTAAATTCATAGAAGATAAATTAGATGAGTTGCTGCCCAAAAAAGAAAAAGAAGATCAATAA
- a CDS encoding IS3 family transposase: MGGRTRFFSKKAQSLSLVERKEMIEPHGKLSQTRQCQLLDLARSTYYYQPQPISNADLVLLRMMDEQYLKTPQYGSRSYATWFQRQGIMLGRKKASSLMKTLGIVSIAPKPRTSISSKQHKVYPYLLRELVINKPNQVWAADITYVPMEKGFGYLVAIIDWHSRKVLSWRLSNTLDTDFCTQALEAAIQDYGCPQIMNTDQGVQFTSEAFTSILKDHHIQISMDGKGCYYDNIFVERLWRTVKYELLYTREFNNLKEIKQNLSTWFEWYNQERFHQSLDRLTPDEIYYSDPRIDRVA; encoded by the coding sequence ATTGGCGGTAGAACGCGATTTTTTAGCAAGAAAGCTCAATCATTAAGTCTTGTAGAACGCAAAGAGATGATTGAGCCCCATGGCAAACTTAGTCAAACTCGTCAATGTCAGCTGCTGGATCTGGCGCGCTCAACTTATTATTATCAACCGCAACCAATCAGTAATGCTGATCTGGTTCTGCTGCGCATGATGGATGAACAGTACTTAAAGACGCCACAATATGGCTCACGCAGTTATGCTACCTGGTTTCAGCGCCAGGGAATCATGTTAGGGCGCAAGAAAGCCTCTTCCTTAATGAAGACACTCGGTATTGTCAGCATAGCTCCAAAACCCAGGACCAGCATCTCAAGCAAACAGCATAAGGTCTATCCTTATCTGCTTAGAGAACTTGTCATTAATAAACCCAATCAGGTTTGGGCTGCCGACATAACCTATGTCCCCATGGAGAAAGGCTTTGGCTATCTGGTTGCCATCATCGACTGGCATTCGCGTAAGGTGTTGAGCTGGCGCTTGTCCAATACCTTGGATACTGACTTTTGTACTCAGGCGCTGGAGGCAGCCATCCAGGATTATGGCTGTCCACAGATCATGAATACCGACCAGGGCGTACAGTTTACCAGCGAAGCATTTACCTCCATACTAAAAGATCATCATATTCAGATCAGCATGGATGGCAAGGGGTGCTACTATGACAACATTTTTGTTGAACGACTTTGGCGGACAGTTAAGTATGAGCTTTTATATACCAGAGAATTCAATAATCTGAAGGAGATAAAGCAGAATTTATCCACATGGTTTGAATGGTACAATCAAGAACGATTTCATCAAAGCCTTGATCGTCTTACGCCTGATGAAATCTACTATAGTGATCCAAGAATTGATCGGGTTGCCTGA
- a CDS encoding IS630 transposase-related protein has protein sequence MTYPILFRRKVLSVREKENLSIAQVAKRFGVGVASVMRWIKTPDPKTTRNKPATKINMEMLAQDIKNYPDAYQYERTKRLGVSKQGINHALKRLGVTYKKKPVSPQSQRKRAAYLPAKN, from the coding sequence ATGACCTATCCGATATTATTTCGCCGTAAAGTATTATCCGTTCGTGAGAAGGAGAACCTCTCAATCGCGCAAGTGGCCAAGCGTTTTGGTGTAGGTGTGGCCAGCGTGATGCGTTGGATCAAAACTCCCGATCCCAAGACCACCCGCAACAAACCTGCCACCAAGATCAACATGGAAATGTTGGCGCAGGACATCAAGAATTATCCGGACGCGTATCAGTACGAGCGCACCAAACGGTTGGGTGTCAGCAAGCAAGGCATTAACCATGCTTTAAAGCGTCTGGGCGTGACTTATAAAAAAAAGCCTGTGTCACCCCAAAGCCAGCGAAAAAGAGCGGCGTATCTTCCAGCAAAAAATTGA
- a CDS encoding transposase produces the protein MEDYERAGRVIVYLDESGFAHDMPRTHGYAPVGERVHGVKDWHARGRTNVIGALIGKTLLTISLFIANITADIFYAWITQDLLPKLLPACVIVMDNATFHKRQDIQTAIANAGHTLEYLPPYSPDLNDIEPKWAQAKAIRKKEGCSIEQLFAAYEI, from the coding sequence ATTGAAGACTATGAGCGAGCAGGCCGCGTTATCGTCTACCTTGATGAAAGCGGCTTTGCGCACGACATGCCACGCACGCATGGCTATGCGCCAGTGGGTGAGCGCGTCCATGGCGTAAAAGACTGGCATGCACGAGGTCGAACCAATGTGATTGGCGCCCTGATCGGAAAGACGCTGCTGACCATAAGTCTGTTCATCGCCAATATCACCGCTGACATTTTCTATGCGTGGATAACGCAGGACCTGTTGCCTAAACTTCTGCCCGCTTGCGTGATTGTCATGGACAACGCAACCTTTCATAAACGGCAGGATATCCAAACCGCCATTGCCAATGCCGGGCATACACTTGAATACCTGCCGCCTTATTCCCCTGACTTAAATGACATTGAACCCAAATGGGCTCAGGCCAAAGCCATCAGAAAAAAGGAAGGTTGTTCCATCGAGCAGCTCTTTGCCGCTTATGAAATTTAA
- a CDS encoding aminotransferase class I/II-fold pyridoxal phosphate-dependent enzyme — protein sequence MKKPISRILLINDEKLILKAFIKGLNDAAKSMENSLGITFIGVTTAREALQVLEEDGDIQAVVVDDKLYTLQSERKGTRNLQMTALELVQKISRFRPELNIYILIAQEQQDDVVDALFSETVDGYFYREERDYRGMYRILNAQLQEKARTPFYDQLKSYVLMAKDAWHTPGHSSGDSLRDSPWISDFYEFIGEHIFRADLSVSVPMLDSLMEPTGVIAEAQKIAAEAFGARRTFFATNGTSTANKVIFQTLLAPGEKLLLDRNCHKSVHHGVVLSGAHPVYLDSSVNKKFSIYGPVPKQTLFNALEQHADAEALILTSCTYDGLRYDLSPIIEAAHAKGIKVIIDEAWYGFARFHPAFRPTALEAGADYATQSTHKVLSAFSQSSMIHVNDPDFNEHLFRENFNMHTSTSPQYSMIASLDVARKQATLEGYKLLSRTLELARELRLQINATGVFQVLELPELLPDEVKHDNIQLDPTKVTVDISRCGFTVEELIRELFEHYNIQVEKSTFNTLTLLLTIGTTRSKVSRLYDALMRIAREGRAPRRLYQISEVPHFTELRYLPRDAFYCEGELVPLLDEEDRVSKYLEGRVSADQITPYPPGIPVLVPGQTITNSIVHYLVSILRSQKHMEVHGIVFDGYLPCLRLLTATEEGSLRKLS from the coding sequence ATGAAAAAACCAATCAGCCGTATTCTGCTTATCAATGATGAAAAACTGATCCTCAAAGCATTCATCAAGGGATTAAACGACGCAGCCAAGTCAATGGAAAATTCATTGGGGATCACTTTTATTGGCGTCACCACTGCACGCGAGGCGTTGCAGGTACTTGAAGAAGATGGCGATATTCAGGCAGTGGTGGTCGACGATAAGCTCTATACCCTGCAAAGTGAACGGAAAGGTACACGTAATCTGCAAATGACGGCATTAGAGCTCGTCCAGAAAATTTCCCGTTTTCGGCCCGAATTAAATATTTATATACTGATCGCACAAGAACAGCAGGATGACGTCGTCGATGCCCTCTTTTCAGAAACGGTAGATGGTTATTTCTATCGAGAAGAACGTGATTATCGCGGTATGTATCGCATCCTTAATGCTCAGTTGCAAGAAAAGGCGCGCACTCCTTTCTATGATCAACTCAAGAGTTATGTGCTGATGGCAAAGGATGCTTGGCATACACCGGGGCACTCTTCTGGTGATTCACTGCGCGATAGCCCTTGGATAAGCGATTTTTATGAATTTATCGGTGAGCATATTTTCCGGGCTGATCTGTCGGTATCCGTGCCCATGCTTGATTCATTAATGGAACCTACTGGAGTCATCGCGGAAGCACAAAAAATTGCCGCGGAAGCATTTGGCGCACGCCGTACCTTTTTCGCTACTAATGGCACGTCTACTGCCAACAAAGTCATTTTCCAGACCTTACTCGCCCCGGGTGAGAAATTACTATTGGATCGGAATTGTCACAAATCGGTACATCATGGCGTGGTGCTATCAGGCGCTCATCCGGTTTATCTTGACTCATCGGTCAATAAGAAATTCAGTATTTATGGGCCGGTACCTAAACAAACCCTATTCAATGCCCTTGAACAACATGCTGATGCAGAAGCATTGATATTAACCAGCTGCACCTATGATGGTTTACGCTATGATCTTTCCCCGATCATTGAAGCCGCGCATGCGAAGGGGATCAAAGTTATTATTGATGAAGCCTGGTATGGCTTCGCCCGCTTTCATCCCGCTTTTCGTCCCACTGCTTTGGAAGCAGGCGCTGACTATGCCACCCAAAGTACGCACAAAGTACTGTCCGCTTTTTCTCAATCCAGCATGATTCATGTCAATGATCCCGATTTCAACGAGCATCTTTTCCGTGAAAATTTCAACATGCATACTTCCACCAGCCCTCAATACAGCATGATTGCAAGCCTTGATGTAGCCCGCAAGCAGGCCACGCTGGAAGGATACAAACTGCTTTCGCGCACACTGGAGCTTGCCAGGGAACTCCGTCTACAAATCAATGCTACAGGTGTATTTCAAGTGCTGGAACTGCCTGAACTCCTGCCTGATGAAGTCAAGCATGACAATATCCAGCTTGATCCTACTAAAGTAACAGTAGATATTTCACGCTGCGGCTTTACTGTGGAAGAGCTGATCCGGGAATTATTCGAGCACTACAATATTCAAGTGGAGAAATCCACTTTTAATACGCTTACCCTGCTGCTTACCATCGGTACTACCCGCAGCAAAGTCTCGCGTCTTTATGATGCCCTGATGCGCATTGCGCGTGAAGGCCGGGCCCCTCGCCGTCTTTACCAGATATCCGAAGTTCCTCATTTTACTGAGTTGAGATATCTGCCGCGTGATGCATTTTACTGCGAAGGTGAATTAGTACCTTTATTGGACGAAGAAGATAGAGTCAGTAAGTATTTGGAAGGAAGAGTATCTGCCGATCAGATCACACCTTATCCGCCCGGTATCCCTGTGCTGGTACCAGGCCAAACGATTACCAACAGCATCGTACATTATCTGGTCAGTATACTGCGCTCACAAAAACATATGGAAGTACATGGCATTGTCTTTGATGGCTACTTGCCTTGCTTAAGGCTGCTTACCGCTACTGAGGAAGGAAGTTTGAGAAAGCTGTCTTAG
- the phoR gene encoding phosphate regulon sensor histidine kinase PhoR — translation MFDLWRRFAAIILLIVVTVIIWGVVDAVTALALFSLVLLGLTIYHTYYLALLDLWFQRFNHSAFDPFTIPNVPKSFGVWGDVFIRLARFIRRYYRSRQSLSKALERLQRATSAMPEGIVILDEADRIEWCNPSAEQHLGLDLRLDIGQHVTHLVRQVQFVAYLTSGDYSKPLIIKQSRYEELVLLLQLVPYGDREKLLISRDITRFEKMEIMRRDFIANVSHELRTPLTVIGGFLETLLYEDIKDSEMEKRALILMNDQAKRMQHLVEDLLTLSKLENAQNILHEEEINIAELLQSLYQEAQSLSAGRHHIHLKLVSDAHLLGSVDELRSAFSNLISNAVRYTPDGGNISLSWTEEQGQGLFYVQDSGIGIGPEHIPRLAERFYRVDRSRSRETGGTGLGLAIVKHVLNRHQAHMEIISEIEKGSIFKVWFPAKRLIKNKGSHLTIHDTHAMPSNKTIPPLI, via the coding sequence GTGTTTGATCTCTGGCGACGCTTTGCTGCTATTATTTTGCTGATAGTGGTTACAGTTATAATATGGGGTGTGGTAGATGCTGTGACGGCATTGGCTTTATTCAGCTTGGTATTGTTAGGATTAACGATATATCATACCTATTACTTGGCTTTGCTTGATCTATGGTTTCAACGTTTTAATCATAGTGCTTTTGATCCATTCACCATACCGAATGTCCCTAAAAGCTTTGGGGTGTGGGGGGATGTGTTCATTCGACTGGCGCGCTTTATCCGGCGTTATTACCGAAGCCGGCAAAGTCTGAGCAAAGCGCTGGAGCGTTTGCAGCGCGCTACTTCAGCAATGCCGGAAGGGATCGTTATCCTGGATGAAGCGGATCGAATTGAATGGTGTAACCCTTCTGCTGAGCAGCATTTAGGATTAGATCTGAGGCTGGATATTGGGCAGCATGTGACCCATCTGGTACGGCAGGTGCAGTTTGTAGCGTATTTAACTTCCGGGGATTACAGCAAACCCCTGATTATCAAGCAATCACGATATGAGGAGCTGGTGCTTTTACTCCAGCTAGTGCCTTATGGTGATAGGGAAAAGCTGCTGATCAGTCGAGATATTACACGTTTTGAGAAAATGGAAATCATGCGTCGTGATTTCATCGCGAATGTTTCACATGAGTTGCGCACCCCCTTGACGGTTATAGGTGGGTTTCTAGAAACATTATTATATGAAGATATTAAAGACAGCGAGATGGAAAAGCGCGCGTTGATTTTAATGAATGATCAGGCTAAACGCATGCAGCATCTGGTCGAGGACTTACTGACCTTATCGAAACTCGAGAATGCGCAGAATATTTTGCATGAGGAAGAGATTAACATTGCTGAATTGCTGCAAAGCTTGTATCAAGAAGCGCAATCGCTTAGTGCAGGACGCCATCACATTCATTTGAAGCTGGTGAGTGATGCTCACTTGCTGGGAAGTGTGGACGAGTTACGGAGCGCCTTCAGTAATCTGATCAGTAATGCCGTTCGCTATACACCCGATGGCGGCAATATTTCATTGAGCTGGACAGAAGAGCAGGGCCAGGGCTTATTTTATGTGCAGGATAGTGGGATCGGTATCGGGCCTGAGCATATTCCTCGCCTGGCAGAGCGGTTTTATCGAGTCGATCGCAGTCGCTCCCGTGAAACCGGGGGAACAGGATTAGGACTTGCTATCGTCAAACATGTGTTAAATCGCCATCAGGCTCACATGGAAATTATCAGTGAAATAGAAAAAGGAAGTATTTTCAAAGTCTGGTTCCCAGCAAAGCGGTTGATAAAAAACAAGGGAAGCCACCTTACTATCCATGATACCCATGCTATGCCTTCCAATAAAACCATTCCACCGCTAATTTAG
- the phoB gene encoding phosphate regulon transcriptional regulator PhoB codes for MAATILIVEDEPAIQELISYHLRTAGYSVLCAKSAEEAKEIVNDALPDLVLLDWMLPNMSGIEFARMLRREARTKIIPIIMLTARVEESDKITGLEIGADDYIIKPFSPRELVARIKAVLRRRLPEVSDEVVEVGGLKLDPASHRVTANDLENGAKSAEIVLGPTEFRLLHFLMTHTERVHTREQLLDRIWGDHVFVEDRTVDVHIRRLRKALEDAGKDELVQTVRGAGYRFSTRCEAGAE; via the coding sequence ATGGCTGCAACCATACTGATCGTGGAAGATGAGCCCGCAATCCAGGAGCTGATTTCATACCATTTACGCACTGCAGGGTATAGCGTTTTGTGCGCCAAAAGTGCAGAAGAGGCAAAGGAAATAGTTAACGATGCGTTGCCGGATTTGGTGCTGCTGGATTGGATGCTACCCAATATGAGCGGCATCGAGTTTGCTCGCATGCTGCGGCGAGAAGCGCGCACCAAGATAATTCCTATTATCATGTTAACGGCCAGAGTGGAGGAAAGTGACAAGATAACCGGACTGGAAATCGGTGCAGATGATTATATTATTAAACCTTTTTCGCCGCGTGAACTTGTGGCGCGCATCAAGGCTGTGCTACGCCGACGCTTACCAGAAGTGTCAGATGAAGTGGTTGAAGTAGGCGGGTTAAAATTAGATCCAGCCTCACATCGAGTAACCGCTAATGATCTCGAAAATGGTGCAAAGTCAGCAGAAATTGTCTTGGGACCGACTGAATTTCGTCTATTGCACTTTCTGATGACGCATACTGAACGCGTGCATACACGGGAGCAATTACTTGATCGTATCTGGGGAGACCATGTCTTTGTGGAAGATCGTACAGTAGATGTTCATATACGAAGGCTGCGTAAAGCGCTTGAAGATGCAGGCAAAGATGAATTGGTGCAGACTGTAAGGGGAGCAGGTTACCGTTTTTCTACCCGCTGTGAAGCTGGTGCTGAATAA
- a CDS encoding gamma-butyrobetaine hydroxylase-like domain-containing protein: protein MAGLSKHTPIPTEIKLHQKSRVLEISFSDGKTFRLSCEFLRVYSPSAEVRGHEPGQEILQTGKQDVSITHIEPVGNYAIQLNFSDGHNTGLYSWDLLYNYGLNQDTMWQHYLQRLNDAGINRENNT from the coding sequence ATGGCAGGCCTTAGTAAACATACCCCAATTCCCACTGAAATAAAACTTCATCAGAAATCCAGAGTACTGGAAATTTCCTTCAGCGATGGTAAAACTTTTCGGTTGTCTTGTGAGTTTCTTCGCGTCTATTCTCCGTCAGCAGAAGTACGAGGTCACGAGCCTGGACAAGAAATTCTGCAGACTGGCAAACAGGATGTGTCCATCACGCATATCGAGCCAGTGGGCAATTACGCCATCCAGTTAAATTTTTCTGATGGCCACAATACGGGACTTTATTCATGGGATTTACTTTATAATTACGGATTGAATCAAGATACAATGTGGCAACATTACCTGCAACGACTAAATGATGCTGGTATCAACCGTGAAAATAATACATGA